The genomic segment TCAGTCCAAATGGCAATCAATTTTCAAACTTGAGTTCGTAGCTACAAATCGGGGAGCCGATAGTTTGTTCAAACCGGCTTCAATGGAGCCGATGCTGCCGCGGGGCTGGCAAGGAGGGGCGGTAATCAAAAAACGCCTTGGGCTGGCGCTGGCGTGTGTGTATAAGCAGCGTAACTTTGAAATGTTTGACAGGTTCGATTTGATCTGCGAATGAAGTTTATCGGTAAACTATTGTGGAAAATGTAGAAGAAATGAATTCAAGCAGACGAATTAAATGGCACCATACAAATTTCTCCTTCGAATAAGCGCGCAGCGGCGCACACGTTGACCTGATCCCATGCAAATTCGGCCAAAGCCATTTACAGGCTACACGTTGGGCACAGGTCTGATCTGAAAAAAACAAAATGGAATTTATCTGGGAGACTACCAGCTCGAAACAAAACACAAGCTTTTGGGATGCTTGGTGAGAATGTGTTTCCGATTGATTACGGGGAAGATCAACGAGGGCATTAATGAGCCAGCGGGGCGCATTAAAACATCGGCTTCTAATTCTGTCAATTCCCTTTTCAGCGAATGTGGCGGGAGTTGCCAACTCGCGCCACATTTTGAACAAACTCGCCTCACTTGATATTGAGCTTCAAGGTATTTGCCATTTTGCCGCTGACGGTCAGAACCACGTCAACCTCGCCTCGGCCAGCCAGGCTTTTCGGCAACAGGATATTGAGTTGATCCAATCCGACAAACCCTCCTTGCGCGCCGGCGTACTGCACCGTCACGGGAGTTCCGCCCACCGTGACAATAACGTTTCCGAGTCCACCATTGAAACGGAAGCCGGAACCGTACAGCACCGCGAACACTTGGTCGCTGGCAACGCCCAAATCAATCGGCACTGAGACGAATTTGCCTAGCGTGGAATCGAAGCGATTGATTGGCTCGCTGGTTTGTGTTCCGTTGGCAGCGATTCGCAGCGCGGAACCTGCCGCAACATCTTGTCCGTTGGAGTTGGCGGCAAATAGGCTGGGCGCAACGGTGGAAACCTGCACCGTGCCGGAGGAAACCGTTCCGTCATCGGCAGTGATGTTGATTGTTGCCGTACCCGCCGCTGTGCCCGCAGGAATCAGGAAATTGACTTGCGTTGAGGCGACAAAAAACAGCGGCGCCAGTCGCTCAATACCCAGCGCATCGCGCACGACCACTCTGGTTCCAGCCAGCACGGTCGGCAGCGGAACCACGCTGGCGATTTCCGTTTGGGTGGATAAACCGGTTCCAAACGCCGCAACGATGGATTCCGCCGCAATTGCCGACGCGCTGAAGCTTGCAGCCGAAACCGTCGCCAACGTGCGAGAAGTCGTCAGCCGAAACACGCCGCGTCCATGCGTAGCGGCAAACAAGGTGTTGGTTGCCGCTTGATAGCGAAGCATCAGCACCGAAACGCGAGGCATTCCATTGCCCAACCGTACCCAGGTCGCTCCGCCATCCGTGGTCTGAAATACTCCCAGGTCGGTCCCAACATAAATCGTGTTCGGATTGGTCGGATGAATCGCCGCGGAGTTCGCAGGCGTGTCCGGCAAATTGCCGCTGATGTCCGTCCATGTATTGCCGCGATTGAAAGTCAGGAAAATGTGACCGGGCGTGGTCGGTGTGTTTGAATTGAAACCGGAAAAGGTGACCACTGCGCGTTGGGAATTTGCCGGATCAAGCGCGATGTCTGTCACAAAACGATTCGGCAATGGGGTTTTAGTGATGTTGGTGAAAACAGCGCTCGCCCCTGAACCGGCACTGGTCGTAATTTGTACAGCACCATCGCTGGCCCCTGTCCACACTACTTCTTCGTTGTTGTCGCGGCTGGGATGCGCGGCAATCGCCGTCAATCTGCCGGAGCCTTTGGTCAGGTCAGCGCCGAATCCATCTGAGCTGGGGCCCACCCCGTTCCAAGTCATGCCTTGATCCGCTGAGCGATAGAGCCTGTGCGTACCCAGGTAAATGACATTGCCGCTTTGGCTTGTGAAGCCTGTGTGCAATGCCATCGGTGCGTAAAACGAAACTCTGTCCGCCGGGTTGAAAGTTCCCTGGAAAGCAGTGCAGCCGAAGCATCCACGACGGCTCCAGGTGTTGCCGCCGTTCAGAGAAATTTCCGGGCCGATTTGTGCGCGCTGTCCGCCGGAATTGTTCTGGTTGAAAAACGTGTGATACAGCACCTGTGGATTCGATTGGTCAATCAGCGCAAAGCCTCCGTCGCCGCCACGCGCCAAGTCCCAACTCAAACTGCCTGTGAAGATATTCGTCCCATTGTCTTGAGTCCCGCCGATGACGAAATTCGGATTGGTCGGATGCAGCGCGATGGACTGAAACTGCGTGATGTTCAGGTTCGGGTTCAAGCTTTTCCAGACGACGGTGTTTGCCATCGCGTTGTTTGTGCGCCAGATTCCGCCGTCATTGCCCGTGAATAAAATGTTGCGATTGGCTGCGCTGACGACAATCGCATGCGTGTCGGCGTGCAACCCGACGTTGCCATCGCCCTGACTTAAATCCGTCCAGCTTTGGCCGCCGTTTGTGCTGCGAAACAACGTTCCGCCGTTGTTGATGCTGTTGGCCGAAGTTCCGTAGTAAACAAAATTGGCATCGGTCGGATCCACTCCCAGCGCCAGGTTATACCCTGCCTGCCCTGTGGTTTGCGGCGTTGTGACTTTTGTCCAATTGTTTCCGCCATCTGTCGTTCGCCAGATGCCCAACAAGTTGTCGTTGGGATCTGCAAACGCTGCATAAATCGTGGATTCGGTCGAGGGTTGGATCGGAGGCCCAACGGCCATTTCGACTCTGGTAAACGTCGGGCTGGTGGTATTCGCCGCAGGCCAACCGCCTTCGAGTTTTGTCCAGGTGTTCAATTCGCCGCCTTGCTCCGATCGGTAAATCCCCAAATTCAAAACCGCCGAAAAAACGCGCTGCGGTTTGCGCGGGTCAACCAGCACGTCTGTTCCCGAACGATCTACGTCGAAATTTCCTGGATTTACGTTGCGCCAGTTGATGCCGCCGTCGCTGGATTTCCAAATGCCTCGATTGCCGATGGGCACAACGCCGTTTCCACCCGAAGCCGTGGAGGTCAGCCCGACATTGGTTGCGGCGTACAGCGTTTGCGTGTTGCTGGGGTCAATTTCGATGGCCAGAAAGGAGCAATTGACGAACGAAGGAAGGTTCGGCGCAGTCGTCGAAACCGGGCCCAAAACCTGTGTCCAGGAATTGCCGCCGTCCGTGGTTTTCAGCAAACCTTGTCCGTAATACGTATCGCCCGCGCGATTGCCTTCGCCCGTGCCGACGTACATCACGTTCGGATTGGTCGGATCAATCGCCATTGCGCCGACAGCCAGCGAAGGTTGATTGTCCATCAGCGGAGCCCAGTTGGTTCCGTTATCAATCGAACGCCACACGCCTCCGTTGGCCGAACCGACGTAGACCGTTTGATTGGATATGCCGTTGTATCCGGGATCGAGCGCAATGGCCGTCACCCGCCCGGAAACCGGCGACCCGTTGAAATCAAATGTTTGTCCGCTCGCAATGGGAGCAGGCCCCAGCGCTGCCCAGATGGCAACCTGTTCCGGCGTAGCCGTTTCGCCGCGCAATGCGCGCAACTGGCTCAAACGCGTTTCTTCGTCCCTGAGCTGTTCGCGCATTCGGAACCCTGCTTCGGCGGGAATGGTTTTGGCCGGATACGCGCGCTGGTAATAAAACCAATCGGCGCGTCCTTCTCCCTCACCTTCGTCTTCTTCATCATCAAGATGTTCTGTCGGCGGAACTGTTCTGAATTCAGGATTTGAAATCGAGTCTTTGTGCGGTTCGTTTGATGCCATCGCATTCGCCGGAGCAATTGATTCTTGTTGATTGATTTTTTGTCTGAGTTCCGGCGTTTCAACGCTGTCAACGGAAGATCGTGTCGCCGAGGCTTCGATGGATGGCGACTTAGGACGTTGGCGACTGCTTCGAATCAAACTCACCGCCAGAACTGCCGAAGCAGCCAGGCCAAATAACAACAGAAAACTTAAAACTGAATTTTGGGCAAAACAACGCCTGACGAGGCCCAACACACGAACCCGAAATTTCATTTCGATACTCCTGAAAAAATTGAAGCGCTCGAAGGGATGAGACGCTTTGGACTGAATATGATTTTCTCCCAGCACGGAACTTGGAACAAGCCGCCCTCTCCGCTATCATCTGCGCGCGCTCACAACATACTTCAAAAATGAAACAAGTCGTTTTTATCACCGGAGCATCCAGTGGAATCGGTTACGCTTTGGCGCAAGAGTTTGCGCCGAAAGGCTGCGCGCTGGCTTTGGCTGCGCGCCGAACCGATTTGCTGGAGGCTTTGTGCGAACAAGTGCGTCGCGCGGGCAGCGAATCCGTCGCCTTGCCCTGTGACGTTAGCGAACAATCGCAAGTCAAACAGGCCGTTGTTGAAACATTGGCTCGCTTTGGCCGAATTGATTTGGCAATCCTGTCCGCTGGAATCAGCGGTTCGACAAATGCCGCCGACTTCAACGCTGAAAGCCTTGAACGGTTGCTGCGGACGAATTTGCTCGGTGTCGCGTACTGCTTGGAAGAATTGCTGCCCGTGATGCAACGGCAGGGCGGCGGAACCATTGCCGCGATTTCCAGTCTGGCGGGTGATCGAGGATTTCCTGGTTCGGCTGGATATTGCGCGACCAAGGCCGCGCTTTCGACCCTGTTCGATGGATTGCGCGTCGAACTGAACGCGCAAGGAATTCGTTTGGTGACCATCGAACCGGGATACGTGCGAACGCCCATGACGGAAAGCTTCGGCAACATGCCGTTTATGATGGGAGCCGACGAAGCCGCGCGGTTGATCGTACGCCGTTTGGAACAGGGCGACCGCGTCATTCGCTTTCCGCTGGCGGCATCGGCATTTATGAAACTGATGCGAATCTTGCCGGTCAGCCTGTTCGACCGCATTGCGGCACGGCGGCGACCGATCAGAGTGAACTGAGGGGAGGAAATAATAATTTTGTTTGGGTTTGCTGAAACAAAGGAACAGCCAATTTCGCCACTAGCATCAGCCATTGACGATATTAATCGGCTGGATCAAGGCTTGCTCTTTCGGTTTGAAGGCAGGCTTCGGCTTGATCTGTCCTTATCGCGTTCACTAGTAAGTTTTCAAGCGAACAAAACTCGCTCCGGGTATCGGTGGTACAAATACAAGGAGGCTTTTTCCGCTGCGCTAATTGAGTCACTGCTTGACCGTTACAAAATAACGGCAGGCAAAATGTTTGATCCATTCGCCGGGAGTGGCACTGCATTGTTTGTCGCAAGTGCTGAGGGATTAAAGGCCGAGGGGATTGAGTTACTGCCGATCGGCCAGCAAATCATTTTGACTCGTAAATTGTTGGAGAAATCGTTCACTGGTAGTCACGCGGCGAAATTGCTTCAGTGGACTAAGGCTAAGCCTTGGCAACGCGAGACAGTCAGCCATTTACCGGAACTGAGAATCACTCGTGGTGCGTATCCGCCGCAAACGGGAAAGGCAATTGGTCAATATCTGGCAGCGTTGGAAAAAGAAGATTGGGTTATCCAGTCCGTTCTGAGGTTTGCGTTGCTGTGCATATTGGAAAGTATCAGCTACACGCGTAAGGACGGACAATATCTACGATGGGATTACCGTTCTAACCGGCGGCAAGGCGCAAAGCCCTTTGACAAAGGCCCAATCGCCGATTTCGATTCTGCGATCACCGCCAAACTGACTGAAATACTGAGCGATTGGCGAAACGAAAAAGAACCATCAAGTTTGTTTCCTGTCGCCAATTTGCATGGTGGAGTTTTGCTGTACTCAGGCTCTTGTTTGGAAGTAATGCCTGAATTGTCTGCGGAGCAGTTTGACGTTGTGATTACCTCGCCGCCCTATTGCAACCGGTACGATTACACCCGCACTTATGCGCTGGAACTTGCGGTGCTTGGAATCGGTGAGAAAGAGCTGATTGGCTTGCGACAGCAAATGTTGAGTTGCACCGTCGAAAATCGTGCCAAAGATTTGTTGGCGATTGATTCAAACTGGCAATGTGCGATCACCGCTGCGAATGAACAGGAACTTTTGCAAGCCATCCTGGCTTATCTGGAAGACCAAAAAGCGAAAGGCGAATTGAACAATCAAGGAATTCCGCGCATGATTCGCGGCTATTTTTACGAAATGGCTTGCGTGATAGCTGAATGTGCCCGGGTACTAAAACCTGGCGCTAGATTATTGATGGTCAATGACAACGTTCGTTACGCGGGCGCCAGCATCTCTGTGGATTTAATCTTATCAGCCCTTGCAGAAAAGTTGGGCTTTGAAGTGGAAAATATTTTGGTCTTGCCAAACGGTAAAGGGAACAGTAGTCAGCAAATGGGCGAACACGGACGTGAAGCGCTACGCAAATGTGTTTACGTATGGAGGAAAGCTTAATGGCCAAGCGTCCCCCTTACTGTCTGCACCTAACCTCAGCGGCTGATCTTGTTACAACATACGAAGCGGTTCGCTCTGGTTTTGTCGCTTTGGCTTTGGAAAAGAACCGACGCGCGACACCATTTGTAGCTCAGGCGCGTGCGTTGAATGCAGTAGCCAGCAGAGCGAAAAAGCCGTCCGAGTTGCTTAAGATTGAAGAAATTCAAATGGCTTTGCTGACAGCCGCCGGAGTATCGGACAAAGCACTTAAACATTTGTTGCCGGAAGATAAAGTAGAAGCAATCACTGGGTTAATTGAAAAATTTCTCGAACCCGCTGGGGCAGCTTTTGTCGAAGAACTGGTTTATCGCTTCCTGCTGACGCGAGGCGACACTTTGGGCGGTTCGATGAGAAATGTTGGAGGAGTGTTGGCGCAAAGGAAGCTGACAAGAGCATTATTGGCTGTGCTGACGCTTGAAGGACTGCCATGCCAATGGCTCCATTTGACGGCAAATAGCTGGGCCGAAGTGCCACCTGAAAACGCGGATATTGAACTGGCTTTGCGCGGCTTGAGTTGGAATAAAGGCCGACGACAACGCACGCTGGTTTGCAACCTCACAGTCCCATTCCTGAAAAACAATGTTGATCTGTGTTTGTTTAATCGTGCGCCCACCAGTTTGTCAGCGTCCATGTATCAGGAACCAAACTCTTATCTGGCTTTGGGAGAATTGAAAGGCGGCATTGATCCAGCCGGAGCAGATGAACATTGGAAAACAGCGCGCACGGCGTTGGCACGGATACGTGAATCATTTTCTGGCAGTAACTTTTTCCCGCACATTTTCATCATTGGCGCAGCGATTGAAAAGAAAATGGCTGCAGAAATCTGGAGCCAGTTGGAAAACGGAGCTTTGGAAAACGCAGCCAACCTTACCAACGAAAGGCAGTTGGCTTCGATTGCGCAATGGTTGTGTAGTCTTTAAGGATTTTCATCGAAAAGGGACATGAAAGAGAAGCAACATTACTTTTCCGGCACAAAATGGGAACCGATAGTCGGGTATTCGCGCGCCATCCGCGTCGGAAATCAGGTTTTCATCACCGGAACGACCGCAACGAACGAAGCCGGAGAAATTGTCGGCGTTGGCGATGCCTACGCCCAAACCGTGCAGGTCATTCGCAATATCGAAAAAGCGCTGAATGCGCTTGGCGCGGAATTGAAACACGTTGTGCGGACGCGGATGTTTGTGACGGACATCGCTCGCTGGGAAGAGTTCGGGCGTGCGCACGGAGAATTTTTCCGCGACATCAAACCTTGCGCGACGATGGTGGAGGTGCGGCGATTGATTGATGATCGGATGTTGATCGAAATCGAAGCAGACGCACTTGTTTTTTGAGGTACTACCTGAATTTCAGTGGGCAGAAGAACTCAACACAAAGGGATAAAGGATCAACGGATCAAAGAGTTTGAAAAAATGGGAATTTATTTCCACAAACTGCCTTTGAACCTTTGGCACTTTGATCCTTTGTGGTGGAAAAAGCTTTCTTACCCACTCAAATCACTGTAGTGCCTTTTTAAGGACAGCCAGGATTCAATTATGAAGTTTTTCGTTCCCCTAAAGCCAAACGTCATCCCCAAAGCTTCGGCGACTGACGATTTCGATGCGGAAGAAGGCGATAGCGTAGAGGATGTGCAAGCCAGGTATATTTTCTGGCGCGCGCTGTTCTGGTTGATTATGGCCTTTGCGGTGCAAACCGTCGCCAGTTTGTCGCCCGAAACCGTCGAATCGCTTTATTCCCAGAATGTTTATTACTATCTGGTGCGCTGGTTGTCGGCGGCGAATAAATTCGTTCCGAAACCGATTGGCGAAATTCTGCTGGTCGGCATCATTCTCTGGTATATCGGATTTACACTTTGGTATTTGGGAAGAGCGTTTCGGCGCGAAACCAGTCTGCTGGATGTTCTGAAAGTGTTGGTGTTGCAACTGGCCTGGTTGTTTACGGTCGCCTTTGCCGCATTTCTGTTGATGTGGGGGTTGAATTATCAGCGCCAACCCATTGAAGACCGGATGAATTTGGATATTCGCGCGCCAGGCCGACAGGAACTATTCGACGTCGGCCAGCGAATCGTCGCAGGCATCAATCGAAATTTTTCCACGCGCGAAGCCGCCAGCGCGACCGGTAGCAGCATGATGACCATTGGGCAACCGAGGCTTTATCAAGCGATTGAAAATTCTTTCCAGCTTGAGCCTTCGTTGGGCACTGCCAGTCAGGGAGGTTTCAGCGATCCGAAGCCGCTGATGTTTTCCAGCGTCGCCAACTGGTTGGACATTCGGGCTGTTTATATCCCATACACCGGCGAAGCCACTTACAACGACAAGCTGCTGGATTGCGATTTGCCGTTTGCCATTGCGCATTCCAAAGCGCATCAGCGCGGATTGGCCCGCGAAGACGAAGCCAACTTCATCGCGTTTGTCATTTGCATCAAATCGAATGAGCCGTATGTTCGATACTCCGGTTATCTGCACGCGCTGAAGGTGCTGGATTTTCTGGCGAAAAGCGATGTGCAGGACACGCAGGCAATCAAAGCGCAAATCGCCGCTGGCCCGGCGGCGGACGTCAGGGCGCGCGAGACTTTTGGGACAAGAATGAAAAGTTCCACCTTCGCGCCAATCGCCGACAGCGTCATCAACATTTACCTGCGCGCCAATCGGATTCGCGGCGGATTGAAGAACTTCAGCGAAGACACTCCGCTGATCGTCAATTATATGTTGAAGAATCCCGATACAGTGCCAATCCCGCAAGGAGCGTCACCGACAGGCAGCCCGGCGCCAACAGGCAGTTCGGCTGTACCGACAGGCGGCACAGCAGCGCCAAGACCAACGACGTTTCCGACTCCATACCCACCAAGATGAGCATTCAAGCAGCCGTCAAACAATTTGAGCAATCGCGTTTGGCCGATGCCGTAAATCGCGCGCAAGAGTACCTGCTTAACCAGCAAAATCTGGAAGGGTTTTGGTGGGCGGAACTTGAAGCCAACGTCACACTGACGGCGGAATACGTCATGTTGCACCGCATTTTGATGCACGCGGATGCGCGCAATGCGTTTAGCTGCGGCCACAACCGCGAAGCGCAAATTCAGCAAATGGCGCGTTACATTTTGCGGCAGCAATGTTCGCACGGAGGTTGGGAGCTATTTTATGGCGACGGCGGAGAAATCAGCACGACGATCGAAGCGTACTTTGCGTTGAAACTGGCTGGCTACAGCGAAACCGAATTGCCGATGCAGCAGGCGCGCAAATTCATTCTGGAACGCGGAGGCCTGACAAAAGCGCGCGTATTCACCAAACTGCATCTGGCTTTGTTCGGCGCCTATCCCTGGGATGGAATCCCGACATTACCGCCGTGGTTTATGTTTTTGCCCGCGTGGGTTCCGTTCAACGTGTATTCGATGGCGAGTTGGGCGCGCTCTTCGACAGTTCCGTTGCTGATCGTCATTGATAAAAAGCCTGTTTATGACCTTGGAATTTTTGCCGAAGAATTATTTGTCGAAGGCGGCCAAGCCAACGCTGACACCAGTTTGAAAAACAGTGAAGGCACAACCATCGGCAATGTCTTTTTGACCGCGGACAAAGTTTTGAAGGCTTTGAATCAAATCAACTTTGTGCCTTTTCGACAGGCAGGAATCCGGGCTGCCGAACGCTGGGTGATCGAACGCCAGGACACATCGGGAGATTGGGCTGGCATCGTTCCGGCGATGCTGAATTCGATTCTGATGTTTCATGCGCTCGGCTATTCGGCGCAACACCCATACATCAAACGCGGCCTGGATGCGCTCGACCGGTTTTGCATCGAAGAAGGCTCGATGAGCGATTCCGAGTTGCCGCAGTATTTGCGCCTGCAACCATGCATTTCGCCGACCTGGGATACGGCGTTGGGATTGACGGCGCTGCTGGATTCGGGAGCTTCGCCGAACGACACGCGCATCAAAACCGCTGGCGAATGGTTGCTGACCAAGCAGATATTTCGCTACGGCGATTGGGCTGTGTACAACCGCCGAGGCAAACCCGCCGGGTGGGCGTTCGAGTTTTACAACGACTATTACCCCGATGTTGACGATACGGCGGCGGTGATTATGGCTTTGCTGGCGGTGAAAACCGGCGATGATGAGTACAAACTCGAAGCCTGCCGCGCGGCCACCGAATGGGTGATGACGATGCAATGCAAAGCCGGTGGCTGGGCGGCATTCGACATTGATAACACCAACGACCTGTGGAACCAGATGCCGTACGGCGATCTGAAGGCGATGATTGATCCGCCGACGGCGGATCTGACCGGGCGCGTGCTGGAACTGCTGGGCCACTGGCAATCCAGACACAACGAAAAACTTTACCGCGATTCCGACGTTCAACGCGCCATCGCGTTTTTGCTCAGTTTGCAAGAACCGGACGGTTCGTGGTGGGGACGCTGGGGAGTCAATTACATTTACGGCACGTACCTGGCGCTGGTTGGATTACGCTCCATCGCTCCGCACACCGGGTTTGATATGAGTTGCGACCGCGTCACACAAGCCGCCACTTGGCTGCGCAGCGTGCAAAACGCGGACGGCGGCTGGGGCGAAACCTGCGGTTCGTACAAGAATCCCGAACTTCGCGGCAAAGGCCCCAGCACGCCTTCGCAAACCGCTTGGGCGCTGATCGGCTTGATGGCCGCCGGAGATTATGAAAGCGATTCGGTCAAACAGGGAATTGAATACCTGCTGAGCAAGCAAAACGCCGACGGCAGTTGGCCCGAAGCCGAATTCACCGGCACGGGCTTTCCCGGTCACTTCTATATCAACTATCATCAGTACAGGAACCAATTTCCATTGACGGCACTTGGACGATATTCGCGACAATTTTGAAGGGTAATGCGACGTAACTGTTGGAAGTTCCGGTGTCGGTAATTCTTCGTTGAACTGGTAACTTATTCCAACCTATCGCGTTATTGGTAAGAATCGCTGTTGGCGTCAAACTTGCCTATTAAACCCAAACACGAAATTTAACTACCAAAAAATTCGATAACCCAAAAGACTCTCCCGGAGACTGGAAATGACGATGGAAGAATCGGTAACTACGTACGAAGGCTCTTTGCTGTGGACGCTGGAAGAAATCAGTCACCAAGTTTCAAACAGTGGGAATCCGGCGGAAACGCTGGCGAACATTGTGAAGTTGATTCAGCAGCGGTTTGCGACGGATGTGTGTTCGGTCTACCTGTTGGAACCGGATCGCTCGACATTGGTGTTGGCGGCGACGGTTGGGTTGCGGCAGGAAGGAATTGGCCGTGTGCGAATGCGCCTGAATGAGGGTTTGGTCGGATTGGTGGCGGAGCAGTTACGGCCGCAGGTGTTTGAAGATGCGATGATTCATCCGCGGTTCAAATACTTCCCCGAAGCGGGCGAAGATGCCTACCACTCGTTTTTGGGTGTCCCCTTGATTGATCGCGGTTTGTTGCAAGGCGTGCTGGTGGTGCAAACCTCTGAAGTTCGTTTGTTCGGACAGGACGAAGTCCGAATGTTGACGACGGCGGGAACGCAAGTAGCGCCAGTGGTCAGCGAAGCGCGCGCATTGGGGCAGTTTGTTGCTCCGGCACATCAACGTTTACAGGCGTTAGCCAAAAATTTGTGGTGGAGTTGGGATGACGATACGACGCGTCTCTTCCGGGAACTGGATCCTGTTTTATGGCGCGAAGTGGATTACAACCCGATTGCGCTGCTGGAACGAATACCGATTGATAAGCTGGAAGAGCGGGCTTCGCAGTTGGCGCTGCACAGCCGCATCAATTACGCCTACCGCCGGATGCAGGAATACCTGAAGTCAAAACATACCTGGGGAGCGCGGCACGCTGGGGTATTGTGGGCGCGTCCGGTGGCGTATTTTTCCGCCGAATTCGGATTGCACGAATCCATTCCGATTTATTCCGGCGGGTTGGGCATTCTGGCGGGCGATCATCTGAAAAGCGCTTCGGATTTGGGAATTCCGCTGGTGGGCATCGGATTGTTTTACGATCAGGGATACTTCAAACAGCGGCTCGATTTGGAAGGTTGGCAGCAGGAAGAATACATCGAAGTGGACAGCCGCTTGCTGCCGCTGCAACCGGCGCTGACGCCCAACGGCGATCCCGTTATGGTAACGATTGAAACGCGAACCGGCACGATTGCCGCGCGCGTTTGGAAAATTTCCGTTGGCCGCATCACGCTGTATTTGCTGGATTCCGATGTGGAAGGGAATCAACCGGAAGATCGCGAACTGACGGCGCGACTGTATGGAGGTGACAACCGCGTTCGCATTCGCCAGGAACTGTTGCTGGGAGTCGGCGGGGTTCGGGCGTTGAAGGCTTTGGGAATTTCGCCGGGGGTGACGCATCTGAACGAAGGCCACAGCGCCTTTGCCAGTTTGGAATTGGTTCGCCAGCGAATGATTACAGAAGGCATCAGCGCGGACGAAGCCATGCGCCGCGTGTCTTCGCAAATTGTTTTCACCACGCACACGCCTGTTCCAGCCGGTCACGACCGGTTTTCCGCCCAACTGATCGAAGAACATTTGGGGCCGCTCGCCGAAGCTTTGGGGCTGAACCACGATCAATTGATGGCCTGGGGGCGAGAGGATGCTTACAACCCCAATGAAGAATTTTGCATGACGGTGCTGGCGCTAAAACTTTCGCGTCGCGCCAACGCGGTGTCTTCGCTGCACGGACAGGTGTCCCGCGCAATGTGGACATTGCTGTTTCCGGGCAAAGCCGAAGAAGACGTGCCAATTGGCCACATTACCAACGGCGTTCACGTGCCGACGTGGCTTGCGCCGCAAATGCACCAGGTTTACGACCGGCACTTCGGTCCCGATTGGCCCACGCGCTATGGCAAACCTGGATTTTGGGAACCCATCGAAGATGTAGACGATGGCGAGTTATGGGAAACGCACCAAACGCTGAAAGTCCAATTGATCGAAACCGCTCGGCGACAGGCGGCGCAATATGCCAAAAAGCGTGGCGAATCGCCGGAATTCATCGCGCAGTTGCAGAAAGCCTTGAGCCTGGATGCGCTGACGATTGGTTTTGCGCGACGTTTTGCCACCTACAAACGCGCCAATCTGATTTTGCAGGACATCGAAGCCCTGGCCGGTTTGGTCAACGATCCGCAGCGACCGATTCAGTTCGTTTTCGCCGGAAAAGCGCATCCGCACGATCAGCCGGGCAAACAGATTTTGCAACAGATTGCCCAACTCATGCGCGATCCGCGCTTTGCGGGCAAGCTGTTGTTTGTCGAAGATTACGACATCAATCTGGGCCGGCATCTGGTGCAAGGGGTGGATGTATG from the Acidobacteriota bacterium genome contains:
- the shc gene encoding squalene--hopene cyclase, translated to MSIQAAVKQFEQSRLADAVNRAQEYLLNQQNLEGFWWAELEANVTLTAEYVMLHRILMHADARNAFSCGHNREAQIQQMARYILRQQCSHGGWELFYGDGGEISTTIEAYFALKLAGYSETELPMQQARKFILERGGLTKARVFTKLHLALFGAYPWDGIPTLPPWFMFLPAWVPFNVYSMASWARSSTVPLLIVIDKKPVYDLGIFAEELFVEGGQANADTSLKNSEGTTIGNVFLTADKVLKALNQINFVPFRQAGIRAAERWVIERQDTSGDWAGIVPAMLNSILMFHALGYSAQHPYIKRGLDALDRFCIEEGSMSDSELPQYLRLQPCISPTWDTALGLTALLDSGASPNDTRIKTAGEWLLTKQIFRYGDWAVYNRRGKPAGWAFEFYNDYYPDVDDTAAVIMALLAVKTGDDEYKLEACRAATEWVMTMQCKAGGWAAFDIDNTNDLWNQMPYGDLKAMIDPPTADLTGRVLELLGHWQSRHNEKLYRDSDVQRAIAFLLSLQEPDGSWWGRWGVNYIYGTYLALVGLRSIAPHTGFDMSCDRVTQAATWLRSVQNADGGWGETCGSYKNPELRGKGPSTPSQTAWALIGLMAAGDYESDSVKQGIEYLLSKQNADGSWPEAEFTGTGFPGHFYINYHQYRNQFPLTALGRYSRQF
- the glgP gene encoding alpha-glucan family phosphorylase; translation: MTMEESVTTYEGSLLWTLEEISHQVSNSGNPAETLANIVKLIQQRFATDVCSVYLLEPDRSTLVLAATVGLRQEGIGRVRMRLNEGLVGLVAEQLRPQVFEDAMIHPRFKYFPEAGEDAYHSFLGVPLIDRGLLQGVLVVQTSEVRLFGQDEVRMLTTAGTQVAPVVSEARALGQFVAPAHQRLQALAKNLWWSWDDDTTRLFRELDPVLWREVDYNPIALLERIPIDKLEERASQLALHSRINYAYRRMQEYLKSKHTWGARHAGVLWARPVAYFSAEFGLHESIPIYSGGLGILAGDHLKSASDLGIPLVGIGLFYDQGYFKQRLDLEGWQQEEYIEVDSRLLPLQPALTPNGDPVMVTIETRTGTIAARVWKISVGRITLYLLDSDVEGNQPEDRELTARLYGGDNRVRIRQELLLGVGGVRALKALGISPGVTHLNEGHSAFASLELVRQRMITEGISADEAMRRVSSQIVFTTHTPVPAGHDRFSAQLIEEHLGPLAEALGLNHDQLMAWGREDAYNPNEEFCMTVLALKLSRRANAVSSLHGQVSRAMWTLLFPGKAEEDVPIGHITNGVHVPTWLAPQMHQVYDRHFGPDWPTRYGKPGFWEPIEDVDDGELWETHQTLKVQLIETARRQAAQYAKKRGESPEFIAQLQKALSLDALTIGFARRFATYKRANLILQDIEALAGLVNDPQRPIQFVFAGKAHPHDQPGKQILQQIAQLMRDPRFAGKLLFVEDYDINLGRHLVQGVDVWLNNPRRPLEASGTSGQKVVLNGGLNLSILDGWWAEAYDGLNGFAIGMGETHSSIEVHDSRDGEALAKVLRDEVIPLYYNRDRDGLPRNWIARMKRAIRTLGWRFSADRMVMDYVLNSYIPAAGGTSCDARRS